The following proteins are encoded in a genomic region of Streptococcus equi subsp. equi:
- the nrdI_1 gene encoding ribonucleotide reduction protein NrdI yields the protein MAARVMLVYFSSRSNNTHRFVQKLDVRALRIPVTGEPLLVDEDYILIVPTYAAGGSDSKGAVPKQVIHFLNKANNRRHCKGVISSGNTNFGDTFAIAGPIIAQKLQVPLLHQFELLGTQRDVIKVQAILAGDEAL from the coding sequence ATGGCTGCAAGGGTAATGCTTGTTTATTTTTCATCGCGATCTAACAACACTCACCGCTTTGTGCAAAAGCTAGATGTAAGAGCTCTAAGAATTCCAGTCACTGGTGAGCCTCTATTAGTTGATGAGGATTATATTTTGATTGTCCCTACCTATGCTGCTGGTGGCTCAGACAGCAAGGGAGCTGTTCCCAAGCAGGTGATTCATTTTCTAAACAAGGCTAACAATCGAAGGCACTGTAAGGGGGTTATTTCCTCTGGCAATACTAACTTTGGTGATACCTTTGCCATTGCAGGACCAATCATTGCACAAAAATTGCAGGTGCCGCTTTTGCACCAATTTGAATTGCTGGGGACACAAAGAGATGTCATCAAGGTGCAGGCTATTTTAGCAGGTGATGAAGCCTTATAA
- the nrdF1 gene encoding ribonucleotide-diphosphate reductase subunit beta, with translation MTQYYYDRSQSPIDYALSQTKKSLRSVNWNQLNDDKDLEVWNRVTQNFWLPEKVPVSNDLNSWRSLGEDWQRLITRTYTGLTLLDTVQATVGDVAQIQHSLTDHEQVIYTNFAFMVAIHARSYGTIFSTLCSSQQIEEAHDWVVSTESLQERARVLIPYYTGDDPLKSKVAAAMMPGFLLYGGFYLPFYLSARGKMPNTSDIIRLILRDKVIHNYYSGYKYQQKVAALSPEKQAEMKAFVFDLLYQLIDLEKAYLRELYDGFDLADDAIRFSVYNAGKFLQNLGYDSPFTEEETRISPEVFAQLSARADENHDFFSGNGSSYVMGVTEETIDDDWEF, from the coding sequence ATGACCCAATATTATTACGACCGATCACAGTCACCCATTGACTATGCCTTGTCTCAAACCAAAAAAAGTTTGCGCTCTGTCAATTGGAATCAGCTTAATGACGACAAGGACCTGGAGGTCTGGAACCGTGTGACGCAAAATTTTTGGCTGCCTGAGAAGGTTCCTGTTTCTAATGACCTTAATTCTTGGCGTTCTTTGGGGGAGGATTGGCAAAGGCTCATCACAAGAACCTATACCGGCTTGACCTTGCTAGATACGGTTCAAGCAACAGTTGGAGATGTGGCACAAATTCAACATTCTTTGACCGATCATGAGCAGGTGATTTATACTAATTTTGCCTTTATGGTTGCTATTCACGCTAGGTCCTATGGGACAATCTTTTCGACCCTGTGCAGCAGTCAGCAGATCGAGGAGGCCCACGATTGGGTGGTGTCAACAGAGAGCTTACAGGAGCGAGCGCGTGTGTTGATTCCGTATTATACTGGTGATGACCCTCTGAAGTCTAAGGTCGCAGCAGCTATGATGCCAGGATTTTTGCTATATGGTGGCTTTTACCTGCCTTTTTACCTGTCAGCTAGAGGCAAAATGCCCAATACCTCAGATATTATTCGCTTAATCCTGAGAGATAAGGTCATTCACAATTATTACAGTGGCTACAAGTATCAACAAAAGGTGGCAGCCCTAAGTCCTGAAAAGCAGGCTGAGATGAAGGCCTTTGTGTTTGATCTGCTTTATCAGCTGATTGATTTGGAGAAGGCTTACCTGAGGGAATTGTATGACGGCTTTGATCTTGCTGACGATGCGATTCGCTTTAGCGTCTATAATGCTGGAAAATTTTTGCAAAATCTAGGGTATGATTCTCCCTTTACTGAGGAGGAAACACGTATTTCCCCTGAGGTATTTGCTCAGCTATCAGCGCGAGCAGATGAGAACCATGACTTTTTCTCAGGAAATGGCTCTTCTTACGTGATGGGAGTTACTGAGGAAACCATTGATGATGATTGGGAGTTTTAA